The following are encoded in a window of Naumovozyma castellii chromosome 10, complete genome genomic DNA:
- the NCAS0J01190 gene encoding uncharacterized protein (ancestral locus Anc_4.196), whose translation MEALQQLRGQLRQLFDSLFTIKDENGLAIHPIFDALPPKKEYPDYYIIIKKPVSFNTIKKRLSQYIDAQDFINDLAQIPWNAKTYNAQGSPIYRCATDLENFIKDSILPKLKQQYPNVRYPQLAPLPDEITPKENQRKPVEKPSSFVIKLNRGDHTTNTNTNNTRVPTILNTQTTNGPMQEVERKFVPPAPANATANVIIQNTTSSAGTPLSSRNTSQSPTPLTQTSMDPSYRQPSHLYSTRNTQKRNKIKRGRPPIIDLPYMQRIKNILKSLKRDVDENNKPILSIFDKFPLLNDFNANNSSVQYPIVLDDIWKKIKTRKYKNFKAFQIDFNLMLANFKMLYHLKENYLMKAAIIESQFNNLVNYELARPDSDYIPEGEFRTPLDEVFLRGKKYSIGDWVLLNNPNDSEKPIVGQIFKLWSTPDGNKWLNACWYFRPEQTVHRSDRLFYRNEVMKTGQYRDHSIEDIVSGCYVVHFTRYQRGDPENKFDGPLFICEFRYNETDKVFNKIRTWKACLPEEIRDIDEITIPVNGRKFFKYPSPIKQLLPRNATINDPIPQATEGLPNAPPLVGAVYLGPKLERDDLGEYSTSTDCPRYIIRPDDPREPGIVDLTNGTITTGPPSNMSAISRSSYSSARLNMHHSNSTKSLSMLQGNMTTPMAAPVPNTGYSNVHRDYVGPHSRVNTPLLPHGHRQQPQQPLRRHLYNKNNNNGNPKVDLRTAINNLTAQNTKGAHSQILVNAPGAYVLPFGPDILRPVDTVERTDVNNQSRRFNKEQMASRKRDLAMASEILWFRGPSVVLSTRVLNLGNEPLEMPLNRWFGKNKKPKLEFEEIEEQVDEQEASADRNTELANTEAPELETEDDDEDNEQIMNPFNSCLTPSAKFLSFKIASRASLQTESL comes from the coding sequence ATGGAGGCACTTCAACAACTTCGAGGCCAATTAAGACAATTATTCGATAGTCTCTTTACCataaaggatgaaaatggaCTAGCAATACATCCCATCTTTGATGCATTGCCTCCAAAGAAGGAATACCCTGATTATTACATTATTATAAAGAAACCTGTTTCATTTAACACTATAAAAAAGAGATTGTCCCAATATATTGATGCTCAGGATTTTATCAACGATTTAGCTCAAATTCCTTGGAATGCAAAGACTTATAATGCGCAAGGTTCCCCCATTTATAGATGTGCCactgatttggaaaattttattaaagatTCCATTTTACCCAAATTGAAGCAGCAATATCCAAATGTAAGGTACCCTCAGTTGGCACCTTTACCAGATGAAATAACGCCAAAGGAAAATCAAAGGAAACCAGTGGAAAAACCTTCATCCTTTGtcattaaattgaatagGGGTGACCACACCACTAATAccaatactaataatacTAGGGTGCCCACCATTTTAAATACTCAAACTACTAATGGTCCTATGCAAGAAgtggaaagaaaattcGTTCCTCCCGCTCCAGCAAATGCCACAGCAAACGTTATAATTCAGAACACTACATCATCAGCAGGTACACCCTTATCATCTCGTAACACATCACAATCACCAACTCCTCTTACGCAAACATCCATGGACCCATCGTACAGACAACCATCTCATCTTTATTCCACCAGAAATACTCAAAAgagaaataaaattaaacgTGGGAGACCACCAATTATTGATTTACCATATATGCAAAGgattaaaaatattttgaaatcattgaagagagatgttgatgaaaataacaaaccaattctttcaatttttgataaattcCCGCTActaaatgattttaatgCCAATAATTCTAGTGTACAATATCCCATTGTGCTAGATGATATCTGGAAAAAAATCAAGACAAGGAAATATAAAAACTTTAAAGCTTTCCAAAttgatttcaatttaatgtTAGCCAATTTTAAGATGCTGTATCACTTGAaggaaaattatttaatgaaagctgccattattgaatcacaattcaataatttagtCAATTATGAATTGGCAAGACCTGATTCTGATTATATCCCAGAAGGTGAATTTAGAACTCCATTAGATGAAGTTTTCTTGAGGGGAAAAAAATACAGTATTGGTGATTGggtattattaaataatcCAAATGATTCTGAGAAACCCATTGTGggtcaaatatttaaattatgGTCTACACCAGATGGCAATAAATGGTTAAATGCATGTTGGTACTTCCGTCCAGAACAAACTGTTCATAGAAGTGATAGACTATTTTATAGAAATGAAGTAATGAAAACAGGGCAATATAGGGATCATTCCATAGAAGATATTGTTAGTGGCTGTTATGTTGTACATTTTACGAGGTATCAACGTGGTGACcctgaaaataaatttgatgGTCCATTATTCATATGTGAATTCCGTTATAATGAAACTGATAAAGTGTTTAATAAGATTAGAACATGGAAGGCTTGTCTTCCGGAGGAAATTCGTgacattgatgaaattacCATTCCAGTCAACGGtagaaaattctttaaatatcCATCACCAATAAAGCAACTCTTGCCAAGAAATGCAACGATTAATGATCCTATACCGCAAGCCACAGAGGGACTCCCCAACGCGCCACCTTTGGTCGGGGCTGTTTATTTGGGACCCAAACTAGAACGTGATGATTTAGGTGAGTACTCTACTTCCACGGATTGTCCACGTTATATCATAAGGCCCGATGATCCAAGAGAACCTGGTATAGTAGATCTAACGAATGGGACAATAACAACTGGCCCACCGTCAAATATGAGTGCCATATCACGATCGTCATACTCATCTGCACGTTTAAATATGCATCATAGCAACAGTACGAAAAGTCTTTCGATGTTACAAGGTAACATGACGACCCCAATGGCTGCACCAGTACCAAATACAGGTTATTCAAATGTGCACAGAGATTATGTTGGTCCACATTCAAGAGTTAATACGCCGTTGTTACCACACGGCCATAGACAACAGCCGCAACAACCACTACGTCGACATTTATATAAcaagaataataacaatggtAATCCCAAAGTGGATTTGCGTACTGCTATCAACAATTTAACAGCCCAGAACACAAAGGGAGCGCATAGTCAAATACTCGTGAATGCACCTGGAGCATACGTGCTACCATTTGGTCCCGATATCCTGCGACCTGTGGATACCGTGGAGCGTACTGATGTGAACAATCAATCAAGAAGGTTTAATAAGGAACAAATGGCATCAAGAAAGAGGGATCTTGCTATGGCAAGTGAAATACTCTGGTTTAGGGGTCCAAGTGTAGTTCTAAGTACAAGAGTGCTAAATCTAGGTAATGAACCGTTGGAAATGCCATTGAATAGATGGTTCGgcaagaacaagaaaccTAAGTTAGAGTTCGAAGAGATAGAGGAGCAAGTGGACGAACAAGAAGCATCGGCAGACAGGAATACTGAACTGGCAAACACAGAGGCACCAGAGTTGGAGACTGAAGATGACGACGAGGACAATGAACAGATCATGAACCCTTTCAACTCCTGTCTGACTCCTTCAGCCAAGTTCCTCTCATTCAAGATCGCTTCACGTGCTTCGCTCCAAACAGAGTCACTTTGA
- the ADE13 gene encoding adenylosuccinase ADE13 (ancestral locus Anc_4.197), with protein MSDFDKYTTPLSSRYASQEMSAIFSLRNRFSTWRKLWLNLAIAEKELGLSVISSDAIEEMSKHLTITDDEIAKATAQEAIVRHDVMAHVHTFGESCPSAAGIIHLGATSCFVTDNADLIFLRDAYDIIIPKLVNVIDRLSKFAMEYKDLPVLGWTHFQPAQLTTLGKRVTLWIQELLWDLRNFVRARNDIGLRGVKGTTGTQASFLALFHGDHDKVEALDKRVTELLGFDTVYPVTGQTYSRKIDIDVLAPLASFAATAHKMATDIRLLANLKEIEEPFEKSQIGSSAMAYKRNPMRCERVCSLARHLGSLFSDAVQTASVQWFERTLDDSAIRRISLPSAFLTADILLSTLLNISSGLVVYPKVIERRIKSELPFMATENIIMAMVEKNASRQDVHEQIRVLSHQAAAVVKEQGGDNDLIQRIQADEFFKPIWGELDDLLEPSTFVGRAPQQVEKFVNNDVKNALQPFKQYINDTEVKLNV; from the coding sequence ATGTCagattttgataaatataCTACTCCATTATCTTCTAGATATGCATCCCAAGAGATGTCAGCGATCTTCTCTCTAAGAAACAGATTTTCCACTTGGAGAAAGTTATGGTTGAATCTAGCCATTGCCGAAAAGGAATTGGGCCTAAGTGTCATCTCATCCGATGCTATTGAGGAAATGTCCAAACATCTTACCATAACCGATGATGAGATTGCCAAAGCTACTGCCCAGGAAGCTATTGTCAGACACGACGTGATGGCTCATGTGCACACCTTTGGTGAATCTTGTCCATCTGCTGCTGGTATTATCCATTTGGGTGCTACCTCATGTTTCGTTACTGACAATGCTGATTTGATTTTCCTAAGAGATGCCTACGACATTATTATTCCCAAATTGGTTAATGTCATCGACAGATTATCCAAATTTGCCATGGAATACAAAGATTTACCTGTACTAGGGTGGACCCATTTCCAACCTGCTCAATTGACCACATTGGGGAAAAGAGTAACTCTATGGATCCAAGAATTGTTATGGGATTTAAGAAACTTTGTGAGAGCTAGAAACGATATAGGTCTTCGTGGTGTGAAAGGTACTACAGGTACTCAAGCTTCTTTCTTAGCTTTGTTCCATGGTGACCACGATAAGGTGGAGGCTTTGGATAAGAGAGTTACTGAATTACTTGGTTTCGATACCGTGTACCCAGTTACTGGTCAAACTTATTCgagaaaaattgatatcGATGTATTGGCACCATTAGCTTCATTTGCTGCTACAGCTCATAAGATGGCTACTGATATTAGATTATTGGCTAActtgaaggaaattgaagaaccTTTTGAAAAGTCACAAATCGGATCTTCAGCAATGGCCTACAAGAGAAACCCAATGCGTTGTGAACGTGTTTGCTCCCTTGCTAGACACTTGGGATCTTTGTTTAGTGATGCTGTACAAACTGCATCTGTACAATGGTTTGAAAGAACTTTGGATGACTCTGCCATTAGAAGAATCTCTCTACCAAGTGCATTTTTAACTGCTGATATCTTATTGTCCACTTTACTAAATATCTCATCCGGATTGGTTGTGTATCCAAAGGTTATcgaaagaagaataaaatcAGAATTACCATTCATGGCTActgaaaatataattatgGCTATGGTAGAGAAGAATGCCTCCAGACAAGATGTCCATGAACAAATTAGAGTCCTATCTCATCAAGCTGCAGCAGTAGTGAAGGAACAAGGTGgtgataatgatttgattcaaCGTATCCAGGCAGATGAATTCTTTAAGCCAATTTGGGGTGAATTAGATGACCTATTAGAACCATCCACTTTTGTTGGTAGAGCTCCTCAAcaagttgaaaaatttgttaatAATGACGTCAAAAATGCATTACAACCTTTCAAGCAATATATTAACGACACTGAAGTGAAACTAAATGtttaa
- the VPS38 gene encoding Vps38p (ancestral locus Anc_4.199) has translation MAPYLIHRRLRHIRSISIHNLSLFENDSPYAKEHTIFHPIPCFISIQTLKKDVLYVSEIQSGSMQNIKFNELPLNGNSLSHITLNIHVEIPDKLLNQKDDGQEKASWCTLRSLYIDLNALKPVNINDTSIRSLNTPSLEMADGTYIMQGVKTKKAVFFDQPHKRKISEPNMKRSFTFNSLLKMNKMLEYLARISEELQLTSAQLEKQMGVTARKPSWHTTQLQIYKDQLNESLSTKRIKIKRLKRSIEEESDDIIKPLTEGTDNRSKDEYGSTFSNLIQIRTQLERIKIKKLFQLLCIFQNTQLFSSDDEMVTLDKTKLTPTSIYEGITLSVIKKSTLQKLELGTEDDYTFFNARLGYYLLFIYVIANKIYKISLPHSLHYCGSTSIINYERPLHLVNSKNRKILKETEDAIDYFNKDILQTIQYLEHHYLI, from the coding sequence ATGGCTCCATATTTAATTCACAGAAGATTGCGACATATTCGCTCTATATCTATCCACAACCTTTccttatttgaaaatgatagCCCGTATGCCAAGGAGCATACAATCTTCCATCCAATACCTTGTTTTATATCAATTCaaacattgaagaaagatgTCCTTTACGTTAGTGAAATTCAATCTGGATCAATgcaaaatatcaaatttaatgaacTTCCTCTGAATGGGAACTCATTATCGCATATAACACTGAATATTCATGTTGAAATCCCTGATAAGTTATTGAATCAAAAAGATGACGGACAAGAGAAAGCGTCCTGGTGTACTCTCAGGTCGTTGtatattgatttgaatgCATTAAAACCTGTTAATATAAATGATACAAGTATAAGGAGCTTAAATACACCAAGTCTAGAGATGGCAGATGGGACTTATATTATGCAAGGAGTGAAGACGAAGAAGGCTGTATTTTTTGACCAACCTCACAAGAGAAAAATAAGTGAGCCGAATATGAAGAGATCCTTCacctttaattcattattaaagatgaaCAAAATGCTGGAGTATCTAGCTCGAATATCTGAAGAATTGCAACTGACATCTGCTCAACTTGAAAAACAAATGGGAGTTACAGCAAGAAAACCATCTTGGCATACCACTCAACTTCAAATATATAAggatcaattgaatgagaGCCTGTCAACCAAACgaattaaaataaaaagactgaaaagatcaattgaagaagaaagtgacGATATAATAAAGCCTTTGACGGAAGGAACCGACAATAGATCAAAAGATGAATATGGAAGcacattttcaaatctaatACAAATAAGGACGCAATtagaaagaattaaaatcaagaaattgtttcaattgttatgcatttttcaaaatacaCAACTTTTTAGTTcggatgatgaaatggtAACGCTTGATAAGACTAAATTAACACCCACCAGCATATATGAGGGAATAACTCTAAGTGTGATTAAGAAAAGTACCTTGCAAAAACTAGAATTGGGAACAGAGGATGATTATACGTTTTTTAATGCCAGATTAGGATATTATCTGCTTTTTATTTACGTTATTGCCAATAAAATCTACAAGATTTCGTTACCTCATTCGTTGCACTATTGCGGGAGCACTTCAATTATAAATTACGAACGTCCTTTGCACCTTGTCAATTCGAAGAATAGAAAGATACTTAAGGAGACAGAGGATGCTATAgattattttaataaagatatATTACAAACTATACAGTATCTGGaacatcattatttaatataa
- the DCR2 gene encoding phosphoprotein phosphatase (ancestral locus Anc_4.200), with protein sequence MLPIPKRYRRFISYLTIIGSIFIVLHYLNTKSKPNRIIIQNESLTTEARILLNEENLPNVDPNDHLVVNIGKLRCLHIGTIFETCKVIHMFRDESTTTSNFERIVIKKDIRGSVGFHWVGTSEYLFYDVMTITSLLLTENRPSMTAISLIYEHDKNPIRGQLSGKFDGNIYIKLLPVDISSLKQPGTFITDLTLLFGSDCVDPRPGWVLNKNWTYSEYRFPSYLSTRLYNNANPRQARPTLKEDSSGKFKIVQLADLHMGVGINKCEDEFPKHEHCEADPKTIEFVKKVLELEDPQLVVFTGDQIMGDRSIQDSETTLLKAIAPVVKRKIPWAMVWGNHDDEGSLTRWELSELATNLPYSLFQIGTKDTKNNLFGVGNYYIQAQANDSDDLIATFYFLDSHKYSKTKISPGYDWIKESQWDYFEDLYNNKLKLSIQSSHKLHVSMAFFHIPLPEYLNLDSKRRPNEQNQIVGTFKEGVTAPRYNSGGLNVLQKLGVSVTSCGHDHCNDYCLQDDSTPSFIWLCYGGGGGEGGYAGYGGTERRLRIYEIDSNKGTISTWKRLNSSPKEIFDYQIILNNDVPDTV encoded by the coding sequence ATGCTCCCTATACCGAAGAGGTACAGAAGGTTCATATCATATCTTACTATAATAGGCTCCATTTTTATTGTACTCCATTACTTGAATACCAAATCCAAACCTAATCGCATAATAATCCAAAATGAATCACTCACCACTGAAGCAAGAATTCTTTTAAACGAAGAAAACCTTCCAAACGTCGATCCTAATGATCATCTCGTAGTAAATATTGGGAAATTACGATGTCTTCATATAGGGACCATATTCGAAACATGTAAGGTCATTCACATGTTCCGTGATGAATCTACAACCACTTCCAATTTCGAAAGAATAGTAATAAAAAAGGATATAAGAGGCTCAGTTGGCTTCCATTGGGTTGGAACCTctgaatatttattctatGATGTCATGACAATAACATCTTTACTGCTGACTGAAAATAGACCTTCAATGACTGCCATCAGTTTAATTTATGAGCATGATAAGAACCCTATAAGAGGTCAATTATCTGGTAAATTTGATGGGAATATATACATCAAACTATTGCCTGTGGATATATCATCTTTAAAACAACCAGGAACGTTTATTACTGACTTAACTCTATTGTTTGGTTCAGATTGTGTGGATCCTCGACCAGGGTGggttttaaataaaaattggACTTACTCAGAGTATAGATTCCCAAGTTATCTATCTACTCGATTATATAATAATGCTAACCCAAGGCAAGCACGTCCTACGCTAAAGGAAGATTCATCTGGGAAGTTTAAGATTGTACAATTAGCTGATCTGCATATGGGGGTTGGGATCAATAAATGTGAAGACGAATTCCCAAAACATGAACATTGCGAGGCAGATCCAAAGACAATAGAGTTTGTTAAGAAAGTACTAGAACTTGAAGATCCACAATTAGTAGTGTTTACTGGTGATCAAATTATGGGTGACAGATCTATTCAAGATTCAGAAACTACTCTTCTGAAGGCAATTGCACCTGTCgtaaaaagaaaaattccatGGGCTATGGTCTGGGGAAACCATGACGATGAGGGAAGTTTGACACGTTGGGAATTATCAGAATTAGCCACCAACTTACCTTACTCattattccaaattggaaCAAAAGATACAAAGAATAACTTGTTTGGAGTGGGTAACTATTATATTCAAGCGCAAGCTAATGACTCAGATGATTTGATAGCTACGTTTTATTTCCTTGATTCACATAAATACTCTAAAACTAAAATATCTCCTGGTTATGATTGGATTAAAGAATCACAGTGGGATTACTTCGAGGATCTTTACAATAACAAATTAAAGCTAAGCATTCAAAGCAGTCATAAGCTGCACGTTTCTATGGCGTTTTTCCATATACCTTTACcagaatatttgaatcttGACTCTAAGAGAAGACCGAACgaacaaaatcaaatagTTGGAACATTTAAGGAGGGAGTTACTGCTCCAAGGTATAATTCTGGTGGGTTAAATGTCTTACAAAAATTAGGAGTCAGTGTTACAAGCTGTGGACATGATCATTGTAATGACTATTGTTTACAAGATGATTCCACACCAAGCTTCATATGGTTGTGTTATGGTGGGGGAGGAGGAGAAGGTGGATATGCTGGTTATGGTGGTACAGAAAGACGTTTAAgaatatatgaaattgaCTCAAATAAAGGAACTATATCTACATGGAAACGATTAAACAGTTCACCAAAGgaaatttttgattatcaaattatattaaataatgatgttCCAGATACTGTATAG
- the NCAS0J01230 gene encoding uncharacterized protein, producing the protein MIDKLFFPDDKKENENDTIPDSFQDEKDSKLRSQLETLQTERKDFEERLKYLLESKKLMTGHLSLLREEVEDLDSNNSSLIHENEQLLQKYNRLKWIKENKDQNLKLRVNYKELEIMLKRLSDEKILLRKVTEEMQLRITNIKRERNESESQEFYLLEEINKQKTEVNRLTNFIQEGQKKKSELEEVQRSENSRQEQLIKKLDIKSTTLNEKLKNLRKQNDHNNEELRTMACLVEKHNDRFRGWKEKETLLINQTKELESLLKKIDDQMFEVNKSAKDHRSKINQTNITYISNATKEFSLQKKKIEKHFEALITHETKR; encoded by the coding sequence ATGATAGACAAGTTATTTTTCCCTGATGACAAGAAGGAGAACGAGAATGACACCATACCTGACAGTTTCCAGGATGAAAAGGACTCAAAGTTAAGATCACAATTAGAGACTCTCCAAACTGAAAGGAAAGATTTTGAGGAACGactgaaatatttgttggAAAGTAAAAAACTGATGACTGGACATTTGTCTTTACTAAGagaagaagtggaagatCTAGACAGTAACAATTCTAGTTTAATACATGAAAACGAGCAATTGCTCCAGAAATACAATAGATTAAAATGgattaaagaaaacaaagaTCAGAACTTAAAACTTCGGGTTAATTATAAGGAATTAGAAATTATGTTAAAGAGACTATCTGATGAGAAGATTCTTCTAAGGAAAGTAACGGAAGAAATGCAATTAAGAATCACGAACATTAAGAGAGAAAGAAATGAGTCAGAATCTCAGGAATTTTACttattagaagaaataaataaacaaaaaactGAAGTTAACAGGTTAACAAACTTCATCCAAGAGGGtcagaaaaagaaaagtgAGTTAGAAGAAGTACAAAGATCAGAGAATAGTAGACAGGAACAacttattaaaaaattagaTATTAAGTCTACAactttgaatgaaaaactCAAGAATCTAAGGAAACAAAATGACCACAATAACGAAGAACTTAGGACTATGGCTTGCCTAGTAGAGAAACATAATGATAGATTTCGTGgatggaaagaaaaagagacCCTTTTAATCAATCAAACCAAAGAACTGGAGAgtcttttgaaaaaaattgatgacCAGATGTTTGAAGTTAATAAATCTGCTAAAGATCACCGATCAAAGATTAACCAGACGAACATCACATATATATCGAATGCTACGAAAGAATTTTCACTgcaaaagaagaaaatcgAGAAGCATTTTGAAGCACTGATAACGCATGAGACAAAGAGATAA
- the NMD4 gene encoding Nmd4p (ancestral locus Anc_4.205), with translation MTAMTSQYNFILDASSFEKGLGNVKRWMVQYPATNKIKLNFYIPTYTLKELDFLQYREKSFTAKEALKFIDSLETPLITDKKKENFNMIIEMPDLLDIISWNDVLDSVNSNRDKDELNKIPRRYKNLLKSCVFKCNMEDENLKWILITEDTKVRKYASLCNIPWCSIVDADSILSREINDKSFQDSEKFLNLLLKNGGIKAENENGEQIIKTSFEKSVYASRGSGKLWSP, from the coding sequence ATGACTGCAATGACCTCGCAGTATAACTTCATATTAGATGCCTCCTCCTTTGAGAAGGGACTGGGGAACGTAAAGAGATGGATGGTGCAGTATCCAGCCACAAACAAGATCAAATTGAACTTCTACATCCCAACCTACACCTTGAAAGAGTTGGACTTTCTGCAATATCGAGAGAAGAGCTTTACTGCTAAGGAAGCACTCAAATTCATCGATTCGTTGGAGACCCCATTGATTACggacaagaagaaagaaaattttaaCATGATTATTGAAATGCCCGATTTATTGGACATTATCTCGTGGAATGATGTGTTGGATTCGGTCAATAGTAATAGAGACaaggatgaattgaataaaataCCAAGAAGATACAagaatttgttgaagaGTTGCGTCTTTAAATGTAACATGGAggatgaaaatttgaaatggaTCTTGATTACTGAGGACACAAAAGTGAGAAAATACGCTTCATTGTGTAATATCCCATGGTGTTCCATTGTTGATGCAGATTCCATCCTTTCTAGAGAGATCAACGATAAGAGTTTCCAAGACAGTGAgaagtttttgaatttgttgttaAAGAATGGTGGCATTAAGGCAGAAAACGAAAATGGAGAACAGATTATAAAGACcagttttgaaaaaagcGTATATGCCTCTAGAGGTTCCGGTAAATTATGGAGTCCATGA
- the GRX8 gene encoding glutathione-disulfide reductase GRX8 (ancestral locus Anc_4.211), translating to MTQSKSKYEAEARQLISSNKFFQLSANWCPDCVYSLSIWDKFKCRSKIKIFDIGNLSKDEQESWRSAFLTVSGSRNLPTIFVDGSVWGTETKLHELEGKGLLKQELTKIGLIA from the coding sequence ATGACTCAAAGCAAATCTAAATACGAAGCTGAGGCCCGCCAGTTGATCAGCTCAAACAAGTTCTTCCAATTGTCCGCTAATTGGTGCCCTGATTGCGTTTACTCGCTTTCCATCTGGGACAAGTTCAAATGTAGATCTAAAATTAAGATCTTCGATATTGGTAACCTTTCCAAGGATGAACAGGAGTCATGGCGTTCGGCATTTCTAACTGTTAGTGGGTCCAGGAACCTGCCAACCATCTTTGTCGATGGTTCTGTGTGGGGCACTGAGACCAAATTGCATGAACTGGAAGGTAAGGGCCTCTTGAAGCAGGAACTAACCAAGATCGGACTCATTGCCTGA